A DNA window from Acetilactobacillus jinshanensis contains the following coding sequences:
- a CDS encoding ABC transporter substrate-binding protein: MKKHTKWLTLGTILLASMTGLAACSNNKQSSMPNKHVHLSQNYSVSSKATKAGNDSTLKIANISKGPVTQPAAPTLETTQEGNNMYKPGGFGIMFNQNKDYHIINGGLANLKLNRANNTATVTLRKNAKWSNGMKVTAKDVEYPYEIIANKHSKSNQFSTDMNDIKGMAAYHNGKAKKISGITFPDGPKGRKTVIHFNHLMPALKYNGNSTMWNGVEPYEYLKNVPINKLASSSKVRKHPIFVGPYKLNKQVQGNMTSWVPNKYYYGKKPQVKHIDIQVESPANIAEAMKHKKYDFAFGSPVYQYPRMKKLSDYTEVGLPKLGYNVFGFNVGKTDKNGNAVMNSHAKMANRSLRRAMMYALNLNLVAKKYGSGLTYRANTLIPPAYRDFHSSYSVNPGFPHNMNKAKQLLKNAGYKKRNGSKFVSQPNGKKLVVRYESPTGSSQDDTLDNYFVQQWRRLGIDAKFTEGKPIDQNSLIATLLRHKQTSVDVYRIYFGMNPEPTPTGFFSRQSSFNLSHFVTKKNTKLLNEMNDSASFSKAHRAKVFKEWQKYMNKEAVYVPEFYTPDWTAVNHRVKGFSMSPADNNLWSNLSLTSSKIK, translated from the coding sequence ATGAAAAAGCATACCAAATGGCTAACGCTTGGTACTATTCTGCTAGCCTCAATGACGGGCTTAGCTGCTTGTTCCAACAATAAGCAGTCAAGCATGCCAAATAAGCACGTCCATCTGTCACAGAATTACAGTGTCTCGAGCAAAGCCACGAAAGCTGGTAACGACAGCACCTTGAAGATTGCTAACATCAGTAAAGGGCCCGTAACTCAGCCTGCTGCACCAACGTTAGAAACCACCCAGGAAGGTAACAACATGTATAAGCCCGGTGGCTTCGGTATCATGTTCAATCAGAACAAGGACTACCACATTATTAACGGTGGCCTTGCCAATCTGAAGCTGAATCGTGCCAACAATACCGCAACCGTTACCTTGCGCAAGAACGCCAAATGGTCCAACGGGATGAAGGTTACCGCTAAAGATGTTGAATATCCGTACGAAATCATTGCGAATAAGCACAGTAAATCCAATCAATTTAGTACTGATATGAACGACATTAAAGGGATGGCTGCTTACCACAACGGCAAAGCCAAGAAGATCTCCGGGATTACCTTCCCAGATGGTCCTAAAGGCCGCAAGACCGTAATTCACTTCAACCACTTAATGCCGGCCCTGAAGTACAACGGTAACAGTACCATGTGGAACGGGGTTGAACCTTACGAATACTTAAAGAACGTGCCGATCAACAAATTAGCATCGTCCAGTAAGGTCCGTAAGCACCCGATCTTCGTTGGCCCATACAAATTAAACAAACAGGTTCAAGGTAACATGACCAGCTGGGTACCGAATAAGTACTACTACGGCAAGAAGCCACAAGTTAAGCACATTGATATTCAGGTTGAATCACCTGCTAACATCGCCGAAGCCATGAAGCATAAGAAGTACGACTTCGCCTTTGGTTCCCCGGTATATCAGTACCCACGAATGAAGAAGTTAAGCGACTACACTGAAGTTGGCTTACCTAAATTAGGTTACAACGTCTTTGGTTTCAACGTTGGCAAGACCGATAAAAACGGCAACGCCGTCATGAATTCACACGCCAAGATGGCTAACCGAAGCTTACGTCGTGCCATGATGTACGCATTAAACCTGAACTTAGTTGCCAAAAAGTACGGCAGTGGTTTAACTTACCGTGCCAATACCTTAATTCCACCGGCATACCGTGATTTCCACAGTTCTTACAGTGTTAACCCCGGTTTCCCTCACAACATGAACAAAGCTAAGCAGTTACTTAAGAACGCCGGCTACAAGAAGCGTAACGGCAGTAAGTTCGTTTCTCAGCCGAACGGTAAGAAATTAGTCGTTCGTTACGAATCACCAACCGGTTCATCCCAGGACGACACCTTAGATAACTACTTCGTTCAGCAGTGGCGTCGCTTAGGCATCGATGCCAAATTCACCGAAGGCAAACCGATTGACCAGAATAGCTTAATTGCAACGTTGTTACGTCATAAGCAAACGTCCGTTGACGTTTACCGAATCTACTTCGGTATGAACCCTGAACCAACCCCAACTGGTTTCTTCAGCCGTCAGTCATCATTCAACTTAAGTCACTTTGTAACCAAGAAGAACACTAAACTCCTGAACGAAATGAACGATTCTGCATCGTTCAGTAAAGCCCACCGAGCTAAGGTCTTCAAAGAATGGCAGAAGTACATGAATAAGGAAGCCGTTTACGTTCCTGAATTCTATACCCCAGACTGGACCGCCGTTAACCACCGTGTTAAGGGCTTCAGTATGTCCCCAGCCGACAATAACCTATGGAGTAACTTAAGCTTAACGTCAAGCAAGATTAAGTAA
- a CDS encoding ABC transporter substrate-binding protein — MKRHNIKWLTLGTMILASMSGLAACSNNASKTNKHVHLSQTYTAPGKATKAGNKSTLRIANISSSPFSGVASPALQTTAQDVDMFQPGGAGALFNQNKHYQIIKGGLASLKLNKKNNTATVTLRKGAKWSNGMKITAKDVEYPYEIIANKKSKSQQYSTDMNDIKGMAAYHAGKTNKISGITFPDGPKGRKTLFHFNRLIPALKYNGNSTMWDSVEPYEYLKNIPLDQIQSSSKARKHPIFTGPYRLKKEVQGESTNWEPNPYYWGKKPHIKHINIQIVSPSNLSAALKAKKYDFAFGSPATQYPRIKSLKDYSEVGTPELGYSVIGFDLGHLNKSGTSVMDPKSEMANPNLRKAMLYSLNLNEIAKKFGHGLSYRANTLIPPIYGKYHASYKSQPGFPYNMKKARKLLKDTGYKKRNGSKYLSQPNGKKLIIHYGAPQGSAEDDAQDNYFLQQWRKLGLDAKFTNGRPLEFNSLVATLLKPKQNSINIYRIEFGLNAEPTPIGFFGDQSNFNMGHFVSKENNKLMAEMNNKKSFKMPYRIKIFKKWQRYMNKQAAYAPEFFNITWTPVNHRLKGYSLSPADNYLWSNLELTAKSPK, encoded by the coding sequence ATGAAACGACATAATATTAAATGGTTAACGTTAGGAACAATGATTTTGGCATCGATGTCAGGCTTAGCCGCCTGTTCCAACAACGCGAGTAAAACTAATAAGCACGTTCATTTATCACAGACCTACACTGCACCTGGCAAAGCCACTAAAGCAGGCAACAAGAGTACTTTAAGGATTGCTAACATCAGCAGTTCCCCATTCTCAGGAGTTGCTTCACCAGCTTTACAAACGACTGCTCAAGATGTTGATATGTTCCAGCCCGGTGGTGCCGGTGCCCTATTCAACCAGAATAAGCATTACCAAATCATCAAAGGCGGTTTAGCTAGCTTAAAGCTAAACAAAAAGAACAATACCGCGACCGTTACTTTACGTAAAGGCGCTAAGTGGTCCAACGGCATGAAGATCACCGCAAAAGATGTTGAATATCCATACGAAATCATCGCTAACAAGAAGAGTAAGTCCCAGCAATATAGTACTGATATGAACGACATTAAAGGAATGGCCGCATACCATGCTGGTAAAACCAACAAGATTTCCGGGATTACTTTCCCAGACGGTCCAAAAGGCCGTAAGACATTATTCCACTTTAACCGTTTGATCCCAGCCTTAAAGTACAACGGCAACAGTACCATGTGGGACAGCGTTGAACCTTACGAATACCTAAAGAACATCCCGCTCGATCAAATTCAGTCCTCCAGCAAAGCCCGTAAGCACCCGATCTTCACCGGTCCATACCGCTTAAAGAAAGAAGTTCAGGGTGAATCCACCAACTGGGAACCGAACCCGTACTACTGGGGTAAGAAGCCTCACATTAAGCACATCAACATTCAAATCGTATCACCAAGTAACTTGTCAGCTGCTTTAAAGGCCAAGAAGTATGACTTCGCTTTTGGCTCACCGGCAACTCAATACCCACGCATCAAATCCTTAAAGGACTACAGCGAAGTTGGGACGCCTGAATTAGGCTATAGCGTAATTGGTTTTGACCTTGGTCACCTTAATAAATCTGGCACCAGCGTAATGGATCCAAAGTCTGAAATGGCTAATCCAAACCTACGCAAAGCTATGCTGTACTCATTAAACCTGAACGAAATCGCTAAGAAGTTTGGTCATGGCCTTTCATACCGTGCCAACACTTTGATCCCACCGATTTACGGTAAGTACCATGCTTCTTACAAGTCTCAGCCAGGTTTCCCATACAACATGAAGAAAGCTCGTAAGCTACTAAAGGATACTGGTTACAAGAAACGTAACGGCAGTAAGTACTTATCACAGCCTAATGGTAAGAAGTTAATCATTCATTATGGTGCACCTCAGGGTTCCGCTGAAGATGATGCTCAGGATAACTACTTCTTACAGCAGTGGCGTAAGTTAGGCCTGGACGCTAAATTTACGAACGGTCGTCCATTAGAATTCAATAGCTTAGTTGCCACCCTACTGAAACCTAAGCAGAATTCCATTAACATTTACCGGATCGAATTTGGTTTAAACGCTGAACCAACCCCAATTGGTTTCTTCGGTGACCAGTCCAACTTCAACATGGGTCACTTCGTATCAAAGGAAAACAACAAGCTAATGGCTGAAATGAATAACAAGAAGTCATTCAAGATGCCATACCGTATCAAGATCTTTAAGAAGTGGCAAAGATACATGAACAAGCAAGCTGCTTACGCTCCAGAATTCTTTAACATCACCTGGACACCCGTTAACCATCGTTTAAAAGGCTACAGCTTATCACCTGCCGATAATTACCTATGGAGCAACTTGGAATTAACTGCTAAGTCACCTAAGTAA
- a CDS encoding type I phosphomannose isomerase catalytic subunit — protein MSEPLFMQPVFHEKLWGGDALKRLYHYPIPSNHTGECWGVSGHPHGLTRVRNGKFKGQTLARVWYTHPEIFGNVDTTQRFPILTKILDAHQNLSVQVHPDNAYAKKHDHDLGKDECWYIIAAKPGARLFYGHNARSKSQLVHWIKTGQWKSLLRTIPVHAGDFIYVPFGMVHALGKGIVALETQHSSDATYRFYDFNRIDPTTGKPRRLDIKKSIDMIKVPPVYPELRPLTATVGGGKVTRLVQAAYFNVSKIKIDHGRCNFNLPNRKFTVLSILHGNGQIMVDGARYQIKAGDHLVIPGNTKDWQIFGDHILAIMSTPGPKVL, from the coding sequence ATGTCAGAACCCTTATTTATGCAACCAGTTTTTCATGAAAAACTTTGGGGTGGGGATGCTTTAAAGCGTCTCTATCATTACCCAATCCCATCGAACCATACTGGTGAATGTTGGGGCGTTAGTGGCCATCCCCATGGCTTAACCCGAGTTCGCAACGGTAAATTTAAGGGCCAGACGTTAGCCCGAGTTTGGTATACCCATCCGGAAATCTTCGGTAACGTTGATACTACCCAGCGTTTTCCAATCTTAACCAAGATCCTGGATGCTCACCAAAACTTATCGGTTCAGGTTCATCCTGACAACGCTTACGCTAAGAAACACGATCATGATTTAGGCAAGGATGAATGCTGGTACATCATCGCTGCGAAGCCGGGAGCTCGCCTATTTTATGGTCATAATGCCCGTTCTAAATCACAGTTGGTTCACTGGATCAAGACCGGCCAGTGGAAATCACTATTACGGACGATTCCGGTTCATGCCGGAGACTTTATCTACGTTCCGTTTGGGATGGTCCACGCCTTAGGTAAGGGGATTGTTGCTCTAGAAACACAGCACAGTTCCGATGCTACTTACCGGTTCTACGATTTTAATCGAATTGATCCAACAACTGGCAAGCCACGCCGATTAGACATTAAAAAATCGATCGATATGATTAAGGTTCCGCCGGTTTATCCTGAATTACGGCCGCTTACAGCAACCGTTGGTGGCGGTAAAGTCACTCGATTGGTTCAGGCCGCTTATTTCAACGTTAGTAAGATCAAGATTGATCACGGTCGCTGTAACTTTAACTTACCGAACAGGAAATTTACGGTCTTGTCGATCTTGCATGGCAACGGTCAGATTATGGTCGACGGCGCCCGTTATCAAATTAAAGCCGGCGATCATTTAGTAATCCCTGGTAACACCAAGGACTGGCAGATTTTTGGTGATCACATCCTGGCGATTATGTCAACACCGGGACCAAAAGTACTATGA
- the spxB gene encoding pyruvate oxidase — translation MAKKDEAYVIALKVLESYGVKDMFGYPAGSLNSLMHALDQEKNHMKYIQVRHEQVAALAASAHAKLTGKIGVCFGSAGPGAANLVNGLYDAKADHAPVLAIVGQVPNMLMNYDYFQEFPESPMFANIAKYNRIVMTPESLPHVINEAVKQAYKNQGVSVVVVPNNFGYVKIPEGNYTSAPEVMDKKQPEPKATHQEILQFLKLVKQAKRPVMHIGRGIKNNGALVVRLSKKLQIPVCADVLGKGLINPKYEGFLGSANRVADKPADEAISSADLVIAIGGDFSFSRTYYASHPFKYVQVDDDRSELGKHHSLDLGIWSDAGDFLTKALRASHDAQTSHYFQSLVADKQNWNQYLHHIQTMNTKYLHTQQLYYWINKLADPSAIYAVDTGNNTIDSLRYLNLYHHKWSLSALFATMGYGLPCAIAAQLDYPKHQVINLAGDGAMSMVMQDLVTLHKYDLPVLNIVTSNEDLGFIASEQQDAPMDKFGVDLQSQSFAGIAKSMGVNAVTIIKPSEVPDALKQALRTMKAGHPFLIDAKVVDERAIPVEDLNLHLDNGKFTEAVSPNYRRGETKTKHYPLQQFFNYYHGENLKSLPDIMQAHK, via the coding sequence ATGGCTAAAAAAGATGAAGCGTACGTTATCGCGTTAAAGGTACTTGAATCGTATGGGGTTAAAGATATGTTCGGTTATCCAGCCGGCTCCTTAAATTCATTGATGCATGCTTTAGATCAAGAAAAGAATCACATGAAATACATTCAGGTCCGTCATGAACAGGTTGCCGCATTGGCAGCCAGTGCTCACGCCAAATTAACCGGCAAGATTGGGGTCTGCTTTGGCTCCGCTGGTCCAGGTGCCGCTAACTTAGTTAACGGCTTGTATGATGCCAAAGCGGATCATGCACCGGTCTTAGCAATCGTTGGTCAGGTCCCAAACATGTTAATGAATTATGATTACTTCCAGGAATTTCCGGAATCCCCGATGTTCGCCAACATCGCGAAGTACAACCGGATCGTGATGACACCCGAAAGTTTACCGCACGTGATTAACGAAGCCGTTAAACAGGCTTACAAGAACCAGGGCGTTTCGGTCGTCGTGGTTCCAAATAACTTTGGTTACGTTAAAATTCCGGAAGGGAATTACACCAGTGCACCTGAAGTTATGGATAAGAAGCAGCCTGAACCGAAAGCCACCCATCAAGAGATCCTCCAATTCTTAAAACTGGTTAAACAGGCTAAGCGTCCGGTGATGCACATCGGTCGCGGAATTAAGAACAACGGTGCTTTAGTCGTTCGATTATCCAAGAAGTTACAGATCCCGGTTTGTGCTGATGTCTTAGGCAAAGGCCTAATTAATCCAAAATACGAGGGCTTCTTGGGTTCCGCTAACCGAGTTGCTGATAAGCCCGCTGACGAAGCCATCTCGTCTGCCGATTTAGTGATCGCGATCGGTGGTGACTTCTCGTTCTCACGGACTTATTATGCATCCCATCCGTTCAAGTACGTTCAAGTCGATGATGATCGCAGCGAATTAGGCAAACATCATTCACTAGATCTTGGCATCTGGTCGGATGCCGGTGACTTTTTAACCAAAGCTCTTCGAGCTAGTCACGATGCCCAGACGTCACATTACTTCCAGAGCTTAGTTGCTGATAAACAGAATTGGAATCAGTATTTACATCATATTCAGACGATGAACACCAAGTATCTTCACACTCAGCAGCTTTACTACTGGATCAACAAGTTAGCTGACCCGAGTGCCATTTATGCCGTTGATACTGGTAACAACACGATTGACAGTCTCCGTTACTTAAATCTATACCATCATAAGTGGAGTTTGTCGGCATTATTTGCCACGATGGGCTACGGGTTACCGTGTGCCATTGCGGCCCAGTTGGACTATCCAAAACATCAGGTTATTAATTTAGCCGGTGATGGTGCCATGTCAATGGTGATGCAGGATCTGGTAACGCTCCACAAGTATGATTTACCAGTCTTGAACATTGTTACCTCTAATGAAGACTTAGGCTTCATCGCCAGTGAACAGCAGGATGCCCCGATGGACAAATTCGGTGTTGATCTGCAGAGTCAGAGCTTTGCCGGTATTGCTAAGAGCATGGGCGTTAATGCCGTAACTATAATCAAACCATCGGAAGTACCGGATGCTTTGAAACAGGCCCTTAGGACGATGAAAGCTGGGCATCCGTTCTTGATCGATGCCAAAGTCGTCGACGAACGGGCCATTCCGGTTGAAGACCTCAATCTTCATTTAGATAATGGTAAATTCACTGAAGCCGTCTCGCCAAATTACCGTCGTGGTGAAACCAAGACGAAGCATTATCCGTTACAGCAGTTCTTTAATTACTACCATGGTGAGAACCTAAAATCCCTGCCGGACATTATGCAGGCTCATAAGTAA